A single genomic interval of Chitinophaga sp. 180180018-3 harbors:
- a CDS encoding SusC/RagA family TonB-linked outer membrane protein translates to MQDKRNIVFSLYRCIILILLISASGLHAAARQTTRGPIIGYVMETGTSKPLPGATVRYKKAPHLTHTAANGQFQIIYVNADSLYISFVGYTPMSISAADAAGRAPNLVVYLSPVQTGLQEVVVSTGYQSLPRERATGAFEKVDQTVLSRRPGMDLLSRLEGTTSVLFDNRNKDRQLLVRGRSTLFANNAPLLVVDNFPFDGDIGQINPTDIESVTLLKDAAAASIWGAQAGNGVVVITTRKGRYNQPLKVEASTNITVTDKPDLFKDNAMSSGDFIDMEMKLFKEGFYNSDINNTYNRPPLSPVVEILQKEKTGLIGHGQAAEQIAALRQHDIRDDYRKYLYRTAVSQQHSVNLSGGTPGVHYFFSAGFDDQQNSLIRNGSQRITLRSENSFRLAKSLEMQVGLLYGFSRTTNNNPGPDMLSPGGGKFRYYPYAALADNNGVPLPLVKDYRASFTDTAGARMLLDWRYYPLQEVQQADNHTDIHNYRFNLGARYSITSALTAELRYQYEHQTGSTWNLYNSDTYYARNLINLYSQIAENGQVLYGIPRGGILDQGANDLTVHSGRGQLNYNQRWNDRHELTALAGIEVKQARTSNDMRRTYGYDPDLLTFSNVNYVDYLPTYLNLAGSQRVPDPLDFGDILLRYISYYANASYTFDNRYILSVSARKDASNLFGVRTNQKGVPLWSSGLRWNVSQEKFFNVSWLPMLAARITYGYNGNTSSRLSALTIISYGAAGSNFYINQPFATIAAAPNPSLQWEKTGTLNIGLDFRLRGNALSGSVDVYTKKSTDLIGVTPLDPTTGVTNISKNSAAIEGQGMDINLQSRIIDRKIKLDATLLLSYNTNKITRYLYKYTKASSYIGSGVNPLEGRPTDAILSYRWEGLDDHGNPQGWLNGNVSKDYYAIASKSLLSDLVYSGRALPPFYGAFRPSISYAGWTLSTNILFKMGHYFLRNSINYSALYQNWTGHSDYALRWKQPGDEKTTNVPAMIYPADFYRDQFYLQSAALVERADMIRWKDISLQYTVTPQSRHNPVFSQLQCYLYIENIATIYRAKKHGLDPEYGAVIPPRSISFGIKGTF, encoded by the coding sequence ATGCAAGACAAGCGAAACATTGTATTCAGCCTATACCGCTGCATCATCTTGATCTTACTTATTTCTGCCTCCGGCCTGCACGCCGCTGCACGGCAAACGACTAGAGGACCGATTATCGGTTATGTCATGGAAACAGGCACCAGCAAGCCGCTTCCTGGTGCGACGGTGCGTTATAAAAAAGCGCCACATCTTACACATACCGCCGCTAACGGCCAGTTCCAGATTATCTATGTAAATGCTGATAGCCTATATATTTCTTTTGTAGGCTACACGCCCATGAGCATTTCCGCCGCTGACGCCGCAGGAAGAGCACCTAACCTGGTCGTTTATCTTTCCCCGGTACAAACAGGTCTACAAGAGGTGGTAGTTTCTACAGGATACCAGTCATTGCCACGTGAAAGGGCTACCGGTGCCTTTGAAAAAGTGGACCAGACGGTATTATCCCGGAGGCCAGGAATGGATCTTCTTTCTCGCCTGGAAGGCACGACCTCCGTACTTTTTGATAATCGTAACAAAGACCGGCAGCTACTTGTAAGGGGACGTAGTACATTATTTGCCAACAATGCGCCGTTACTCGTGGTCGATAATTTCCCGTTTGACGGCGACATAGGACAGATAAACCCAACCGATATTGAGAGTGTAACGCTGCTCAAAGATGCCGCAGCCGCTTCAATTTGGGGAGCCCAGGCCGGCAACGGTGTGGTGGTGATCACCACGCGGAAAGGCAGATATAACCAGCCGCTGAAGGTGGAAGCCTCTACCAATATAACAGTAACGGATAAACCTGATCTTTTTAAGGACAACGCCATGTCCTCCGGGGATTTTATCGATATGGAAATGAAGCTGTTTAAAGAAGGATTCTATAACAGTGATATCAACAATACCTATAACCGGCCCCCATTATCGCCGGTTGTGGAAATACTACAAAAAGAAAAGACCGGATTAATTGGGCATGGGCAGGCAGCCGAACAGATTGCAGCGCTCCGACAGCATGATATACGGGATGATTACAGGAAATATCTGTACCGGACTGCTGTCAGCCAGCAGCACTCCGTAAATCTTAGTGGCGGTACTCCGGGCGTACATTACTTTTTCAGTGCCGGCTTTGATGACCAGCAGAATAGCCTTATCCGCAATGGCTCCCAAAGAATCACGCTCCGTTCGGAGAACTCTTTCCGGCTGGCGAAAAGCCTTGAAATGCAAGTGGGCCTGCTTTACGGCTTTAGTAGAACCACTAACAACAATCCAGGGCCGGACATGCTTTCTCCTGGTGGCGGCAAATTCCGTTATTACCCTTACGCGGCGCTTGCGGATAATAACGGCGTCCCTTTACCGCTGGTAAAGGATTACAGAGCATCGTTTACAGATACAGCCGGGGCAAGAATGCTGCTAGACTGGAGGTACTATCCGCTTCAGGAAGTGCAGCAGGCAGACAATCACACTGATATTCATAACTACAGGTTTAACCTGGGAGCCAGGTATTCCATTACTTCTGCATTGACTGCGGAACTACGCTACCAGTATGAACATCAGACAGGTTCTACGTGGAACCTGTACAACAGTGATACATACTACGCCCGTAATCTTATAAACTTATATTCACAGATAGCAGAAAACGGGCAGGTATTATATGGAATCCCTCGCGGTGGTATACTGGATCAAGGGGCCAATGATCTCACCGTACATTCCGGAAGGGGCCAGCTAAATTATAACCAACGTTGGAATGACCGACACGAGCTGACCGCACTCGCAGGCATAGAAGTGAAGCAGGCCCGAACTAGCAACGATATGCGCCGCACCTACGGGTATGATCCTGATCTGCTCACCTTCAGCAACGTTAACTATGTTGATTATCTCCCAACGTATCTCAATTTGGCAGGGAGCCAGCGTGTTCCTGATCCGCTGGACTTTGGAGATATATTACTCCGGTATATATCCTATTACGCCAATGCCTCGTACACGTTTGACAATCGGTATATACTGTCTGTAAGCGCCAGGAAGGATGCCAGCAACCTTTTCGGTGTGAGGACCAATCAGAAAGGTGTGCCGCTTTGGTCAAGCGGTCTACGATGGAATGTTTCACAGGAAAAATTCTTTAATGTATCATGGCTACCGATGCTTGCTGCCCGCATCACTTATGGTTATAATGGCAATACGAGCAGCCGGCTTTCCGCCCTTACCATTATAAGCTACGGTGCCGCAGGTAGTAATTTTTACATTAATCAGCCATTCGCAACCATCGCCGCAGCGCCTAATCCCAGCCTGCAATGGGAAAAGACAGGTACACTAAACATAGGGCTGGATTTCCGGCTACGTGGAAATGCACTTTCCGGCAGCGTGGACGTATATACGAAAAAGAGTACGGACCTGATCGGCGTTACCCCTCTTGATCCCACCACAGGCGTAACCAATATCTCCAAGAACTCCGCTGCTATTGAGGGGCAGGGCATGGATATCAATTTACAAAGCCGGATAATAGACAGGAAAATAAAGCTGGATGCCACTTTACTGTTAAGCTATAACACCAACAAGATCACTAGGTATCTGTACAAGTACACGAAGGCGAGCAGCTATATTGGCAGTGGGGTCAATCCGCTGGAGGGTCGGCCCACCGATGCTATACTAAGCTATCGCTGGGAGGGGCTGGATGATCACGGAAACCCACAAGGGTGGCTAAATGGAAACGTAAGTAAAGATTATTATGCCATCGCCAGCAAATCATTACTGAGTGATCTTGTTTACTCTGGCAGGGCGCTTCCTCCGTTCTACGGAGCCTTCAGGCCAAGCATATCTTATGCAGGATGGACTTTAAGCACCAATATCCTTTTTAAGATGGGGCATTACTTTCTTAGAAACTCCATAAATTATTCTGCACTGTATCAAAACTGGACCGGTCACAGTGATTACGCCCTCCGATGGAAACAACCAGGTGATGAAAAAACGACGAACGTGCCAGCAATGATATATCCGGCAGATTTCTACCGGGATCAATTCTATCTACAGTCTGCGGCGCTGGTAGAGAGAGCCGACATGATCCGGTGGAAGGATATCAGCCTGCAATATACCGTTACACCGCAGAGTAGGCACAACCCTGTATTTAGTCAGCTCCAATGTTATCTGTACATAGAAAACATCGCTACCATATACAGAGCTAAAAAACATGGCCTTGATCCGGAATACGGCGCTGTGATACCTCCCCGCAGTATTTCCTTTGGAATCAAGGGCACTTTCTAA